In the Kitasatospora terrestris genome, one interval contains:
- a CDS encoding alpha/beta hydrolase yields MSADQHPVTATAPHRTVRVPGAVLAVSAPSAPADGLPPALFVHGLGGSSDNWHELMQELSGEVAGEAVDLPGFGYSAPPADGNLSVSGHVRAVIGYLEASGRGPVHLFGNSLGGAVSVRLAALRPDLVRSLTLISPALPELPPQHSAWPTGLLAVPGVPSLLRRARERSRQTAEDATEELLRLVYADTSRIPARRRAEAVSEYRRRAALPYALEAMVGSARGIVTAYTERGEQALWRQAEQVEAPVLLVYGLKDKLVSYRSARRACAAFRDARLLVLPDSGHVAMLEHPQQVARAVRELLAEV; encoded by the coding sequence ATGAGCGCCGACCAGCACCCCGTCACCGCCACCGCGCCCCACCGCACCGTCCGGGTACCGGGGGCCGTCCTGGCGGTCAGCGCCCCGTCCGCCCCGGCCGACGGGCTGCCGCCCGCGCTCTTCGTGCACGGCCTCGGGGGCTCCTCCGACAACTGGCACGAGCTGATGCAGGAGCTCTCCGGCGAGGTCGCCGGCGAGGCGGTCGACCTGCCCGGCTTCGGGTACTCCGCACCGCCCGCCGACGGCAACCTCTCGGTCTCCGGCCACGTCCGCGCGGTGATCGGCTACCTGGAGGCCTCCGGCCGCGGCCCGGTCCACCTCTTCGGCAACTCGCTCGGCGGCGCCGTCTCCGTCCGGCTCGCGGCCCTCCGCCCCGACCTGGTGCGCAGCCTCACCCTGATCTCGCCCGCGCTGCCCGAGCTGCCCCCGCAGCACTCCGCCTGGCCGACCGGGCTGCTCGCCGTCCCCGGCGTCCCCTCGCTGCTGCGCCGCGCCCGCGAGCGCAGCCGGCAGACCGCCGAGGACGCCACCGAGGAGCTGCTGCGCCTCGTCTACGCCGACACCTCGCGGATCCCCGCCCGCCGCCGGGCCGAGGCGGTCTCCGAGTACCGCCGCCGGGCCGCGCTGCCGTACGCGCTGGAGGCCATGGTCGGCTCCGCGCGCGGCATCGTCACCGCCTACACCGAGCGCGGCGAGCAGGCGCTGTGGCGGCAGGCCGAGCAGGTCGAGGCGCCGGTGCTGCTGGTCTACGGACTGAAGGACAAGCTGGTCTCCTACCGCTCCGCCCGGCGGGCCTGCGCCGCCTTCCGGGACGCCCGGCTGCTGGTGCTGCCCGACTCCGGGCACGTGGCGATGCTGGAGCACCCGCAGCAGGTCGCCCGCGCCGTCCGGGAGCTGCTCGCGGAGGTCTGA
- the moeZ gene encoding adenylyltransferase/sulfurtransferase MoeZ: MSLPPLVEPAAELTVDEVRRYSRHLIIPDVGMDGQKRLKNAKVLCVGAGGLGSPALMYLAAAGVGTLGIVEFDTVDESNLQRQIIHGQSDIGRSKGESARDSVKEINPYVNVILHDERLDNDNVMEIFAGYDLIVDGTDNFATRYLVNDAAVLLGKPYVWGSIYRFDGQASVFWAEHGPCYRCLYPEAPPPGMVPSCAEGGVLGVLCASIGSIQVTEAIKLLAGVGEPLVGRLMIYDALEMQYRQVKVRKDPNCVLCGDNPTVTELIDYEAFCGVVSEEAQAAAMGSTITSKQLKEWIDEGESIDIIDVREVNEYEIVSIPGARLIPKNEFLMGNALQDLPQDKRIVLHCKTGVRSAEVLAVLKSAGFADAVHLGGGVIGWVNQIEPHKPVY, translated from the coding sequence GTGTCGCTGCCACCCCTGGTCGAGCCGGCCGCCGAGCTCACCGTCGACGAGGTCCGCCGGTACTCCCGCCACCTGATCATCCCCGACGTGGGCATGGACGGGCAGAAGCGGCTGAAGAACGCCAAGGTGCTGTGCGTCGGTGCCGGTGGCCTCGGCTCGCCCGCCCTGATGTACCTGGCCGCCGCCGGTGTCGGCACGCTCGGCATCGTCGAGTTCGACACCGTCGACGAGTCCAACCTGCAGCGCCAGATCATCCACGGCCAGTCCGACATCGGGCGCTCCAAGGGCGAGTCCGCGCGCGACTCGGTCAAGGAGATCAACCCGTACGTCAACGTGATCCTCCACGACGAGCGCCTCGACAACGACAACGTCATGGAGATCTTCGCCGGCTACGACCTGATCGTGGACGGCACCGACAACTTCGCCACCCGGTACCTGGTGAACGACGCCGCGGTGCTGCTCGGCAAGCCGTACGTGTGGGGCTCGATCTACCGCTTCGACGGCCAGGCGTCGGTGTTCTGGGCCGAGCACGGCCCGTGCTACCGCTGCCTCTACCCGGAGGCCCCGCCGCCGGGCATGGTCCCGTCCTGCGCCGAGGGCGGCGTGCTGGGCGTGCTGTGCGCGTCCATCGGCTCGATCCAGGTCACCGAGGCGATCAAGCTGCTGGCCGGGGTCGGCGAGCCGCTGGTCGGCCGACTGATGATCTACGACGCCCTGGAGATGCAGTACCGCCAGGTGAAGGTCCGCAAGGACCCGAACTGCGTGCTCTGCGGCGACAACCCGACCGTCACCGAGCTCATCGACTACGAGGCCTTCTGCGGCGTCGTGTCGGAGGAGGCCCAGGCGGCCGCCATGGGTTCGACGATCACCTCCAAGCAGCTCAAGGAGTGGATCGACGAGGGCGAGAGCATCGACATCATCGATGTCCGCGAGGTCAACGAGTACGAGATCGTGTCGATCCCGGGCGCGCGGCTGATCCCGAAGAACGAGTTCCTGATGGGCAACGCCCTGCAGGACCTGCCGCAGGACAAGCGGATCGTGCTGCACTGCAAGACCGGCGTCCGCTCGGCCGAGGTGCTGGCCGTGCTGAAGTCCGCGGGCTTCGCGGACGCGGTGCACCTGGGCGGCGGCGTGATCGGCTGGGTCAACCAGATCGAGCCGCACAAGCCGGTGTACTGA
- a CDS encoding NAD(P)-dependent oxidoreductase, translating to MRVLLLGADGFIGRRVADRLLAEDGLQTTVLGRRDSADIRFDLTTGSPGALARFLDAVAPQVVINCAGATYGTSRALIRANTLAVATVCEAIRRSREPARLVHIGSAAEYGPVPPAGPIPESAEPRPVGPYGVSKLAGTELVLASGLDALVLRIFDVVGPGSPTASLFGRLAEGLRRALEQDEHQVRMPDLSGYRDFVDVRDVARAVQAAAVSAATGVINIGSGHAVRAREAAQLLVRASGFEGQVTEDARQVVLPAQAASGADPGRQLDARPVLEPVQWRQADVRTARDRLGWRTQVPLEESLGDVWLETACRV from the coding sequence ATGAGGGTGCTGCTGCTGGGTGCCGACGGTTTCATCGGCCGCCGGGTCGCCGATCGCCTGCTGGCGGAGGACGGCCTCCAGACGACGGTGCTGGGCCGACGGGACTCGGCCGACATCCGCTTCGACCTGACGACGGGCAGTCCGGGGGCGCTGGCCCGGTTCCTGGACGCGGTGGCGCCGCAGGTGGTGATCAACTGCGCGGGGGCGACGTACGGCACCTCGCGGGCGCTGATCCGGGCGAACACGCTGGCGGTGGCGACGGTCTGCGAGGCGATCCGGCGCAGTCGCGAGCCGGCCAGGCTGGTGCACATCGGGTCGGCGGCGGAGTACGGGCCGGTGCCGCCGGCGGGGCCGATCCCGGAGAGCGCCGAGCCGCGGCCGGTGGGCCCGTACGGGGTGTCGAAGCTGGCGGGGACGGAGCTGGTGCTGGCGTCCGGGCTGGACGCGCTGGTGCTGCGGATCTTCGACGTGGTGGGCCCGGGTTCGCCGACGGCGTCGCTGTTCGGGCGACTGGCGGAGGGCCTGCGGCGGGCGCTGGAGCAGGACGAGCACCAGGTGCGGATGCCGGACCTGTCCGGATACCGGGATTTCGTGGACGTCCGGGACGTCGCCCGGGCGGTGCAGGCGGCGGCGGTTTCGGCGGCCACCGGGGTGATCAACATCGGCAGCGGGCACGCGGTGCGGGCCCGGGAGGCGGCGCAGCTGCTGGTCCGGGCCTCGGGTTTCGAGGGGCAGGTGACCGAGGACGCGCGCCAGGTGGTGCTGCCCGCGCAGGCGGCGTCCGGGGCGGACCCCGGGCGGCAGCTGGACGCCCGGCCGGTGCTGGAGCCGGTGCAGTGGCGGCAGGCGGACGTGCGGACGGCGCGGGACCGTCTCGGCTGGCGGACGCAGGTGCCGCTGGAGGAGTCGCTGGGTGACGTCTGGCTGGAGACGGCCTGCCGGGTCTGA
- a CDS encoding DEAD/DEAH box helicase: MRPHPAPATDRHAHRLLALGPPHGRGSTLSTTAEPTKTTFRDLGILPETAEALEAVGIVHPFPIQEMTLPVALTGHDVIGQAKTGTGKTLGFGLPLIERVVVRADVDAGRATADQLSQSPQALIVVPTRELCTQVTNDLQTAGKVRNVRVLAVYGGRAYEPQVEALQKGVDIVVGTPGRLLDLAGQRKLDLSKVRALVLDEADEMLDLGFLPDVEKIITMLPAKRQTLLFSATMPGQVISLARRYMSQPTHIRAAAPDDQGATVANIEQHIFRAHSLDKVEMVSRILQADGRGLAMIFCRTKRTAADVAEQLTKRGFAAGAVHGDLGQGAREQALRAFRNGKVDVLVCTDVAARGIDVEGVTHVINYQCTDDEKTYLHRIGRTGRAGASGTAVTLVDWDDIPRWQLINKALDLPFNEPEETYSTSPHLYELLKIAPGTKGILPRSERTRAGLNAEEVEDLGETGGRGRGRGGRDGGRDAGRDARGGRDGRDGRSGGGRDAAAAAEAVAERPARRKRERRRTRGGSQLEAGAVATESVASPAAVEAPVTEEARAPRKRTRNRRGGGENAAAAAVETPVVEAAAVVEAAPVAEEAPAAPRKRTRSRKTAETAPVAETTAVVEAPAPVEAAAVTEEAPAAPRKRTRARKAAEVAPVVDTPVVETPVVETPVVEAAPVAEEAPAAPRKRTRSRKTAETAPAAETTAVVEAPAPVEEAPAAPRKRAARKTAAAPVAEAAPVAEEAPAPRKRAVRKAAAPAAETPAPAAEEAPAAPRKRASRAKKAVEADATAVETAETAAPAAEEAPAAPRKRAVRKAAAPAAEAPAPAAEEAPAAPRKRASRAKKAVEADATAEATTPAPRKRTARKTAATAAEEIPAPRKRATKAVAEVVAEG; this comes from the coding sequence ATGCGTCCGCACCCGGCCCCTGCGACCGACCGGCACGCGCACCGCCTGCTCGCTCTCGGCCCCCCACATGGAAGAGGCAGCACCCTGTCCACCACCGCTGAACCCACCAAGACCACCTTCCGGGACCTGGGGATCCTCCCGGAGACCGCCGAGGCCCTGGAGGCCGTCGGCATCGTCCACCCCTTCCCCATCCAGGAGATGACCCTGCCGGTCGCGCTGACCGGCCACGACGTCATCGGCCAGGCCAAGACCGGCACCGGCAAGACCCTCGGCTTCGGCCTCCCGCTCATCGAGCGGGTCGTCGTGCGCGCCGACGTGGACGCCGGCCGGGCCACCGCCGACCAGCTCTCGCAGAGCCCGCAGGCGCTCATCGTGGTGCCCACCCGCGAGCTCTGCACCCAGGTCACCAACGACCTGCAGACCGCCGGCAAGGTCCGCAACGTCCGCGTCCTCGCGGTCTACGGCGGCCGCGCGTACGAGCCGCAGGTCGAGGCGCTGCAGAAGGGCGTCGACATCGTCGTCGGCACCCCCGGCCGCCTGCTCGACCTCGCCGGGCAGCGCAAGCTCGACCTGTCGAAGGTCCGCGCGCTGGTCCTCGACGAGGCCGACGAGATGCTCGACCTCGGCTTCCTGCCGGACGTCGAGAAGATCATCACCATGCTGCCCGCGAAGCGGCAGACCCTGCTCTTCTCGGCCACCATGCCCGGCCAGGTCATCTCGCTGGCCCGCCGGTACATGAGCCAGCCCACCCACATCCGCGCCGCCGCGCCGGACGACCAGGGCGCCACCGTCGCCAACATCGAGCAGCACATCTTCCGTGCGCACTCGCTCGACAAGGTCGAGATGGTCTCCCGGATCCTGCAGGCCGACGGCCGCGGACTGGCGATGATCTTCTGCCGCACCAAGCGGACCGCCGCCGACGTCGCCGAGCAGCTGACCAAGCGCGGCTTCGCGGCCGGCGCCGTCCACGGCGACCTCGGCCAGGGCGCCCGCGAGCAGGCGCTGCGCGCCTTCCGCAACGGCAAGGTCGACGTGCTGGTGTGCACCGACGTCGCCGCCCGCGGCATCGACGTCGAGGGCGTCACCCACGTCATCAACTACCAGTGCACGGACGACGAGAAGACCTACCTGCACCGGATCGGCCGCACCGGCCGCGCCGGCGCCTCGGGTACCGCCGTCACGCTCGTCGACTGGGACGACATCCCGCGCTGGCAGCTGATCAACAAGGCGCTGGACCTCCCGTTCAACGAGCCGGAGGAGACCTACTCCACCTCGCCGCACCTGTACGAGCTGCTCAAGATCGCTCCGGGCACCAAGGGCATCCTGCCCCGCTCCGAGCGCACCCGGGCCGGCCTGAACGCGGAGGAGGTCGAGGACCTCGGCGAGACCGGCGGCCGTGGCCGCGGCCGCGGCGGGCGCGACGGCGGCCGGGATGCCGGCCGTGACGCGCGCGGCGGTCGGGACGGCCGCGACGGGCGTTCGGGCGGCGGGCGTGACGCCGCTGCGGCGGCCGAGGCCGTTGCCGAGCGTCCGGCGCGCCGCAAGCGCGAGCGCCGCCGTACCCGCGGCGGCAGCCAGCTGGAGGCGGGCGCCGTCGCCACCGAGTCGGTGGCGTCCCCGGCCGCCGTCGAGGCGCCGGTGACCGAGGAGGCGCGGGCCCCGCGCAAGCGCACCCGCAACCGCCGGGGCGGCGGGGAGAACGCCGCCGCGGCAGCCGTCGAGACCCCGGTGGTCGAGGCCGCCGCGGTGGTCGAGGCCGCTCCGGTCGCGGAGGAGGCCCCGGCCGCCCCGCGCAAGCGGACCCGCAGCCGCAAGACCGCCGAGACCGCCCCCGTCGCCGAGACCACCGCGGTGGTCGAGGCCCCCGCGCCGGTCGAGGCCGCTGCGGTGACCGAGGAGGCCCCGGCCGCCCCGCGCAAGCGGACCCGTGCCCGCAAGGCCGCGGAGGTCGCCCCCGTCGTCGACACCCCGGTCGTCGAGACCCCAGTGGTCGAGACCCCGGTGGTCGAGGCCGCTCCGGTCGCGGAGGAGGCTCCGGCCGCCCCGCGCAAGCGGACCCGCAGCCGCAAGACCGCCGAGACCGCGCCCGCCGCCGAGACCACCGCGGTGGTCGAGGCCCCCGCGCCGGTCGAGGAGGCTCCGGCCGCCCCGCGCAAGCGCGCGGCCCGGAAGACCGCCGCGGCTCCGGTCGCCGAGGCCGCTCCGGTGGCCGAGGAGGCCCCCGCGCCGCGCAAGCGCGCGGTCCGCAAGGCCGCCGCCCCGGCCGCCGAGACCCCCGCCCCGGCGGCGGAGGAGGCCCCCGCCGCCCCGCGCAAGCGGGCCAGCCGGGCCAAGAAGGCCGTCGAGGCGGACGCCACCGCGGTCGAGACCGCCGAGACCGCCGCTCCGGCGGCCGAGGAGGCCCCCGCCGCGCCGCGCAAGCGCGCGGTCCGCAAGGCCGCCGCCCCGGCCGCCGAGGCCCCCGCCCCGGCGGCGGAGGAGGCCCCCGCCGCCCCGCGCAAGCGGGCCAGCCGGGCCAAGAAGGCCGTCGAGGCGGACGCCACCGCGGAGGCGACCACCCCCGCGCCGCGCAAGCGGACGGCCCGCAAGACGGCCGCGACCGCGGCCGAGGAGATCCCGGCGCCGCGCAAGCGCGCCACCAAGGCCGTGGCCGAGGTCGTCGCCGAGGGCTGA
- a CDS encoding ferritin-like fold-containing protein → METLETGDGAPFESIGDWATRAADPGYRAAVLDLLGALAYGELSAFERLADDAKFAPGITEKAALARMASAEYQHYQLLHDRLAEVGADPTEVMTPFVEALENFHRLTAPSDWLEGLVKAYVGDAIATDFYREVAVRLDDDTRELVLRVMSDTGHAEFAVDRVRQAIEEDPRVGGRLALWGRRLMGEALSQAQRVVAERDALSNLLVGGAEVHGFDLVEVGKMFNRITEAHTRRMAALGLAS, encoded by the coding sequence ATGGAGACTCTGGAAACTGGTGACGGCGCCCCGTTCGAGTCGATCGGCGACTGGGCGACCCGGGCCGCCGATCCCGGCTACCGGGCGGCCGTGCTCGACCTGCTCGGCGCCCTCGCGTACGGCGAGCTGAGCGCCTTCGAGCGGCTGGCCGACGACGCCAAGTTCGCGCCGGGGATCACCGAGAAGGCGGCCCTGGCCCGGATGGCCTCCGCCGAGTACCAGCACTACCAGCTGCTCCACGACCGGCTGGCCGAGGTCGGGGCGGACCCGACCGAGGTGATGACGCCCTTCGTCGAGGCGCTGGAGAACTTCCACCGGCTCACCGCCCCCTCCGACTGGCTGGAGGGTCTGGTCAAGGCGTACGTCGGCGACGCGATCGCGACCGACTTCTACCGCGAGGTGGCCGTCCGGCTGGACGACGACACCCGGGAGCTGGTGCTGCGGGTGATGTCCGACACCGGTCACGCCGAGTTCGCGGTGGACCGGGTGCGGCAGGCGATCGAGGAGGACCCGCGGGTCGGCGGCCGGCTGGCGCTGTGGGGCCGGCGGCTGATGGGTGAGGCGCTCAGCCAGGCCCAGCGGGTGGTGGCCGAGCGCGACGCGCTCTCCAACCTGCTGGTCGGCGGCGCCGAGGTGCACGGCTTCGACCTGGTCGAGGTCGGCAAGATGTTCAACCGGATCACCGAGGCGCACACCCGCCGGATGGCCGCGCTCGGCCTCGCCTCCTGA
- a CDS encoding TetR/AcrR family transcriptional regulator has translation MTAIQEAQERPRGARLPRSARREQLLGAAQEVFVAQGYHSAAMDDIAERAGVSKPVLYQHFPGKLELYLALLDKHCDALVDATRDALEATTDNRHRVAATMEAYFHYVSSESGAFRLVFESDLTNEPAVRERVERASDMSATLVSKVIAEDTDLPEAESKLLAAGVCGLAQITARYWLSQGKDIPRDEAVRLVASLAWRGLKGFPMHPVAESSPSEAE, from the coding sequence GTGACGGCCATCCAGGAGGCGCAGGAGCGCCCGCGCGGTGCCCGCCTGCCGCGAAGCGCCCGCCGTGAACAACTGCTCGGAGCCGCGCAGGAGGTGTTCGTCGCCCAGGGCTACCACTCGGCCGCCATGGACGACATCGCCGAGCGCGCCGGCGTGAGCAAGCCGGTGCTGTACCAGCACTTCCCGGGCAAGCTCGAGCTCTACCTGGCGCTGCTGGACAAGCACTGCGACGCCCTGGTCGACGCCACCCGGGACGCGCTGGAGGCGACCACCGACAACAGGCACCGGGTGGCCGCGACCATGGAGGCGTACTTCCACTACGTCTCCAGCGAGTCCGGCGCCTTCCGCCTGGTCTTCGAGTCGGACCTGACCAACGAGCCGGCCGTGCGCGAGCGGGTGGAGCGGGCCAGCGACATGAGCGCCACCCTGGTCTCCAAGGTGATCGCCGAGGACACCGACCTGCCCGAGGCGGAGTCCAAGCTGCTCGCCGCCGGCGTCTGCGGCCTGGCCCAGATCACCGCCCGGTACTGGCTCTCGCAGGGCAAGGACATCCCGCGCGACGAGGCGGTCCGGCTGGTCGCCAGCCTGGCCTGGCGCGGCCTGAAGGGCTTCCCGATGCACCCGGTCGCGGAGTCCTCCCCCTCCGAGGCCGAATAA
- a CDS encoding alpha/beta fold hydrolase has translation MSTPPFLKLPACARALRVETDRGAFAALWAEPAAGPRRGTALLVPGFTGSKEDFIALLEPLAGAGFRVVAVDQRGQYETGGEPDPAAYAVAELGRDVLALTARLADPDGLHLLGHSFGGQVVREAVLAAHASGEPLPWRSLTLLSTGPGAIDPAEAARTQLLVDALGSLDLETIWQIMREMDADRPAPAPEIGEFLHRRWLANVPVALSAAGSHLVAAPDRVDELAAVPLPKLVVSGVEDYAWPVPEQSAMAERLSARRAVVEGAGHSPNAERPAETAAVLTDFWSA, from the coding sequence GTGAGCACTCCCCCGTTCCTCAAGCTGCCCGCCTGTGCCCGCGCGCTGCGGGTCGAGACCGACCGCGGTGCCTTCGCGGCGCTGTGGGCTGAGCCGGCGGCGGGGCCGCGGCGCGGGACGGCGCTGCTGGTCCCCGGCTTCACCGGCAGCAAGGAGGACTTCATCGCGCTGCTGGAGCCGCTCGCCGGCGCGGGGTTCCGGGTGGTCGCGGTGGACCAGCGCGGGCAGTACGAGACGGGCGGCGAGCCCGACCCGGCGGCGTACGCGGTGGCGGAGCTCGGCCGGGACGTCCTGGCGCTGACCGCGCGGCTCGCCGACCCGGACGGCCTGCACCTGCTGGGCCACTCCTTCGGCGGCCAGGTGGTGCGGGAGGCGGTGCTCGCGGCGCACGCGTCCGGGGAGCCGCTGCCGTGGCGCTCGCTGACCCTGCTGTCGACCGGCCCGGGCGCGATCGACCCGGCGGAGGCGGCCCGCACCCAGCTGCTGGTCGACGCGCTGGGATCGCTGGACCTGGAGACGATCTGGCAGATCATGCGCGAGATGGACGCCGACAGGCCCGCGCCCGCGCCGGAGATCGGCGAGTTCCTGCACCGCCGCTGGCTGGCCAACGTCCCGGTCGCGCTGTCCGCGGCCGGCTCGCACCTGGTGGCCGCCCCGGACCGGGTGGACGAGCTGGCGGCGGTGCCGCTGCCGAAGCTGGTGGTGTCCGGCGTGGAGGACTACGCGTGGCCGGTGCCGGAGCAGTCGGCGATGGCCGAGCGGCTGTCCGCGCGGCGCGCGGTGGTGGAGGGTGCGGGGCACTCCCCGAACGCCGAGCGACCGGCCGAGACGGCCGCCGTGTTGACGGACTTCTGGTCCGCTTGA
- a CDS encoding DUF6758 family protein, translating into MRGEPSCPRCAGRVRAPGLFSDTWQCDQHGAVYPMQPVLPPSVEALNVAVTRSQVPVWMPWPLPVGWLFTGIAHAGDDLSGARATAVACSGPAPLGGFGELVLVAEELGVGLGARYAGLVGPDPGDSVSLYKPADAKLMAAGRPTPMFHVPEAPDDRAVYVGEARGLWLWAIAWPEQSALLMHDELVLTDLRDAGAELGLLPCGALSTRLLG; encoded by the coding sequence ATGAGGGGCGAGCCAAGCTGCCCGAGGTGCGCCGGTCGGGTCCGCGCCCCCGGTCTCTTCTCCGACACCTGGCAGTGCGACCAGCACGGCGCCGTGTACCCGATGCAACCGGTGCTGCCCCCGAGCGTGGAGGCGCTGAACGTCGCGGTCACCCGTTCGCAGGTGCCGGTCTGGATGCCGTGGCCGCTGCCGGTCGGCTGGCTGTTCACCGGCATCGCCCATGCGGGTGACGACCTCTCCGGCGCCAGGGCCACCGCGGTGGCGTGCTCCGGTCCGGCGCCGCTGGGCGGATTCGGCGAGCTGGTGCTGGTCGCGGAGGAGCTCGGCGTGGGCCTCGGCGCCCGGTACGCGGGGCTGGTCGGCCCGGATCCGGGCGACTCGGTGTCGCTCTACAAGCCGGCCGACGCCAAGCTGATGGCGGCCGGGCGGCCGACCCCGATGTTCCACGTCCCCGAGGCCCCGGACGACCGGGCGGTGTACGTCGGCGAGGCGCGCGGCCTGTGGCTGTGGGCGATCGCCTGGCCCGAGCAGTCGGCGCTGCTGATGCACGACGAGCTGGTCCTCACCGACCTCCGGGACGCCGGCGCCGAGCTGGGCCTGCTCCCCTGCGGCGCCCTCAGCACCCGCCTGCTGGGCTGA
- a CDS encoding DUF3107 domain-containing protein — MEVKIGVQNAPREIVIESSQTAEEVADAVDKALDGSSKVFTLADEHGRRVIVPSERLAYVEIGETASRKVGFGNL, encoded by the coding sequence GTGGAGGTCAAGATCGGCGTGCAGAACGCGCCCCGAGAGATCGTTATCGAGAGCTCGCAGACTGCCGAAGAGGTCGCGGACGCGGTCGACAAGGCTCTGGACGGGAGCTCGAAGGTCTTCACTCTCGCCGACGAGCACGGCCGCCGGGTGATCGTCCCGTCCGAGCGCCTGGCCTACGTCGAGATCGGCGAGACCGCCTCGCGCAAGGTCGGCTTCGGCAACCTCTGA
- a CDS encoding DUF3492 domain-containing protein: MRIALLTEGTRTNAQRGDGGWCGRLVEGLPEHEFRLYRLVRAGLPAAPTGIPGLRGVHELPMWGRRPGGRGPALHRRRAYGRAYEELVGSLVVPGDRALFGPALHRLAELNRDDDALPAYLSSGHAQRVLERVWRSPGADTAAGQPQVRDVLVAADLLEQCLRPLSAPWYGTGTAGLGGADLCHVVGGGPAALPALVARQLHGVPFVVTEHGLHLREQYRSYRTAPYRWPVRALLLAFFRQLTEETYRHAAVLTPGSAYDQQWQRRCGADPARTRVVHEGTPAVARDAAGPEPEKPTLVWAGALEPGRDPELMLHAFARIRAELPDAELRMYGEEGVPGYRGHCEAIAGRLGIAGAVRFEGRPRATAPMWETGSAVVFTALAQRSPGLLADAMLSGRAVVSTEVGVAPEMLGPSGLLVPPRSPQALAAACLALLGDAERRARLGLAGRLRAQERFAVEPVVGAFREIYLELVSRFPAFPAGAAQPFARPAEYWVAGETPAAPARAAGARPTALAEAV; the protein is encoded by the coding sequence GTGCGCATCGCTCTGCTCACCGAGGGCACCCGGACCAATGCACAGCGTGGCGACGGTGGCTGGTGCGGCCGCCTGGTCGAGGGGCTGCCCGAGCACGAGTTCCGGCTCTACCGGCTGGTCCGGGCCGGCCTGCCGGCCGCCCCGACCGGCATCCCCGGCCTGCGCGGCGTGCACGAGCTGCCGATGTGGGGCCGCCGCCCCGGCGGCCGCGGGCCCGCCCTGCACCGGCGGCGGGCGTACGGCCGCGCGTACGAGGAGCTGGTCGGCTCGCTCGTCGTCCCCGGCGACCGGGCGCTGTTCGGGCCCGCGCTCCACCGCCTCGCCGAGCTGAACCGGGACGACGACGCGCTGCCCGCCTACCTCTCCTCCGGCCACGCCCAGCGGGTGCTGGAGAGGGTCTGGCGCTCGCCCGGCGCCGACACCGCCGCCGGACAGCCCCAGGTCCGCGACGTCCTGGTCGCCGCCGACCTGCTGGAGCAGTGCCTGCGGCCGCTCTCCGCGCCCTGGTACGGCACCGGCACGGCGGGCCTCGGCGGCGCCGACCTCTGCCACGTGGTCGGCGGCGGGCCGGCCGCCCTGCCCGCGCTGGTCGCCCGGCAGCTCCACGGCGTCCCCTTCGTCGTCACCGAGCACGGCCTCCACCTGCGCGAGCAGTACCGCAGCTACCGCACCGCGCCCTACCGCTGGCCGGTCCGCGCCCTGCTGCTCGCCTTCTTCCGGCAGCTCACCGAGGAGACCTACCGGCACGCCGCCGTCCTCACCCCCGGCAGCGCCTACGACCAGCAGTGGCAGCGCCGCTGCGGCGCCGACCCCGCCCGCACCCGCGTCGTCCACGAGGGCACCCCGGCCGTCGCCCGCGACGCCGCCGGGCCGGAGCCCGAGAAGCCCACGCTGGTCTGGGCCGGCGCGCTGGAGCCCGGACGGGACCCGGAACTGATGCTGCACGCGTTCGCCCGGATCCGGGCCGAACTGCCCGACGCCGAACTGCGGATGTACGGCGAGGAGGGCGTCCCCGGCTACCGCGGGCACTGCGAGGCCATCGCCGGGAGGCTCGGCATCGCCGGCGCCGTCCGGTTCGAGGGCCGGCCGCGCGCCACCGCCCCGATGTGGGAGACCGGCAGCGCCGTCGTCTTCACCGCACTCGCGCAGCGCAGCCCCGGACTGCTCGCCGACGCCATGCTCAGCGGACGGGCCGTCGTCTCCACCGAGGTCGGCGTGGCACCCGAGATGCTCGGGCCCAGCGGGCTGCTGGTGCCGCCGCGCAGCCCGCAGGCGCTCGCCGCGGCCTGCCTGGCGCTGCTCGGCGACGCCGAACGGCGAGCCCGGCTCGGGCTCGCCGGGCGGCTGCGCGCGCAGGAACGCTTCGCGGTCGAGCCGGTGGTCGGCGCCTTCCGGGAGATCTACCTGGAACTGGTCTCCCGCTTCCCGGCCTTCCCGGCCGGGGCCGCGCAGCCCTTCGCCCGGCCCGCCGAGTACTGGGTCGCGGGGGAGACGCCGGCGGCCCCCGCGAGGGCCGCCGGAGCCAGGCCCACGGCGCTCGCGGAGGCGGTGTGA